The Peribacillus simplex genome contains a region encoding:
- a CDS encoding peptidase gives MPDIQKRINQWIEDHREEGTNLLQKMVQAPSTQGNEAGAQAIVAQKLQEMGLQIDSWEPDGGELKKHSYFYSPRSEFSNSPNVVGIMKGTGGGRSIILNGHIDVVPDGDRDQWDDDPYSGAIKNGRMFGRGVTDMKGGNVSLILAMQALKENGIQLKGDVIFQSVIEEESGGAGTLAAVLRGYKADAALIPEPTNMRIFPKQQGSMWFRIHVKGRSAHGGTRYEGVSAIEKSMTVINHIRALEEKRNARISDPLYQNTPIPIPINLGVIEGGNWPSSVPDLVKVEGRMGVAPEETMEQAKDEMAAWLLQLGEVDQWFKENPPVLEWFGARWVPGAIDVEHELMNALVHQYRQVAGQDPVIEASPWGTDGGLLTHVGETPAIVFGPGVTEVAHYPNEYILLDNVFSTAEIIALTLIQWCGMEPEQDGVNKDGKKETIPGNGN, from the coding sequence GTGCCGGATATACAAAAACGGATAAACCAATGGATAGAGGATCATCGGGAAGAAGGAACAAACTTATTGCAAAAAATGGTACAAGCCCCGAGTACGCAAGGAAATGAAGCAGGGGCACAGGCCATCGTCGCCCAAAAGCTGCAGGAAATGGGTTTGCAGATCGATAGTTGGGAACCCGACGGCGGCGAGCTGAAAAAACATTCTTATTTCTATTCTCCACGCAGTGAATTTTCCAACAGCCCCAATGTGGTAGGTATCATGAAAGGGACTGGAGGCGGACGCTCCATCATTTTGAACGGACACATCGATGTGGTTCCGGATGGGGACCGGGATCAGTGGGATGACGACCCATATAGTGGAGCCATTAAGAATGGAAGGATGTTTGGACGCGGAGTAACCGATATGAAGGGTGGAAATGTATCGCTGATCCTTGCGATGCAGGCATTGAAGGAAAATGGCATCCAATTGAAGGGAGATGTCATTTTTCAAAGTGTAATTGAAGAAGAAAGCGGCGGGGCCGGAACATTGGCGGCCGTCCTGAGGGGATATAAAGCTGATGCCGCCCTGATCCCTGAGCCGACGAATATGAGGATCTTCCCGAAACAGCAGGGTTCGATGTGGTTCCGAATCCATGTTAAAGGACGGTCAGCCCATGGCGGAACAAGGTATGAAGGCGTTAGTGCGATTGAAAAAAGCATGACCGTCATCAATCATATTCGTGCCTTGGAAGAAAAGCGAAATGCACGTATCAGTGATCCGCTTTATCAGAACACGCCTATACCGATTCCGATCAATCTAGGTGTCATTGAAGGCGGCAATTGGCCGTCATCCGTTCCCGACCTTGTGAAAGTCGAAGGAAGGATGGGCGTTGCGCCGGAGGAGACGATGGAGCAGGCGAAAGACGAAATGGCCGCCTGGTTATTGCAGCTTGGGGAAGTGGACCAATGGTTCAAGGAAAACCCGCCCGTATTGGAATGGTTCGGGGCACGCTGGGTTCCAGGAGCAATTGATGTCGAGCATGAACTGATGAATGCGCTTGTTCATCAATATCGGCAAGTTGCCGGACAGGACCCTGTCATTGAAGCCTCCCCTTGGGGAACGGATGGGGGATTGCTGACACATGTCGGTGAAACGCCTGCAATCGTTTTCGGGCCAGGAGTGACCGAGGTTGCACACTATCCAAATGAATACATCCTGCTCGACAACGTGTTCTCAACAGCCGAAATCATTGCCCTTACATTAATTCAATGGTGTGGAATGGAGCCTGAGCAAGATGGGGTCAACAAGGACGGGAAAAAGGAGACGATACCAGGCAATGGCAATTAA
- a CDS encoding thiolase family protein, which produces MNEVVIVAGARTAVGSFGKSLRNVKATELGRQVLEGLMDNSGLDKEKVNEVIFGHGYVHGGGLNSARISSQMACFPHSVPGHVVIKACGSGLKAITNAALTIAAGQEDVIIAGGVESMSNVPYIVKNRWGGKFGNVTMEDALLADGLICSLGNEHMGITAERLAEKYGIRREEQDQFAYLSHKKAWKAIVEGRFDREIISLKIKDRKGLQIFNHDEGVREDIHLDQLASLPAVFKNEGTITAGNACPMNDGAAAVLLMSKQQAEEKGLKPLLKIKAFASAGVEPGVMGIGPVPATRKALAKAGLSLEDIGLIELNEAFAAQALAVIKELDLNPDIVNVNGGAIALGHPVGATGAKLTVTLMHEMLRSQVKYGMVTLCMAGGMGLSVIYENMCY; this is translated from the coding sequence ATGAATGAGGTTGTCATCGTTGCTGGGGCGCGAACTGCAGTTGGATCCTTTGGCAAATCACTACGGAATGTTAAAGCTACCGAATTGGGCCGTCAAGTATTGGAAGGTTTAATGGATAATTCTGGGTTAGATAAAGAAAAGGTCAATGAAGTGATATTCGGACATGGCTATGTCCACGGAGGCGGACTTAACTCGGCGCGAATTTCGTCGCAGATGGCTTGTTTCCCACACAGTGTCCCAGGCCACGTTGTAATCAAAGCATGTGGATCAGGTTTAAAGGCCATTACCAACGCCGCTTTAACTATCGCTGCTGGTCAAGAAGACGTAATCATTGCCGGCGGAGTGGAGAGCATGAGCAATGTGCCTTATATCGTGAAAAATAGATGGGGCGGTAAATTTGGAAACGTAACGATGGAGGATGCCCTGCTGGCAGATGGATTAATATGTTCCTTGGGAAATGAGCATATGGGAATAACTGCCGAGCGCTTGGCTGAAAAATACGGTATCCGTCGTGAAGAACAGGATCAATTTGCTTATCTAAGCCACAAGAAGGCTTGGAAAGCTATAGTAGAGGGGCGCTTTGATAGAGAAATTATTTCGCTTAAAATCAAGGATCGAAAAGGACTTCAAATCTTCAACCATGACGAAGGGGTACGCGAGGACATTCATCTAGATCAACTAGCCAGTCTTCCAGCAGTATTCAAAAATGAAGGAACCATTACGGCAGGAAATGCCTGTCCTATGAACGATGGAGCTGCAGCTGTACTATTAATGTCCAAGCAGCAAGCAGAAGAAAAGGGATTAAAACCGCTCTTGAAAATAAAGGCTTTCGCCAGTGCAGGAGTTGAACCTGGAGTTATGGGGATTGGACCCGTACCAGCGACTCGAAAGGCATTGGCAAAAGCAGGTCTATCGTTAGAGGATATCGGACTGATTGAACTTAATGAAGCCTTTGCTGCCCAAGCACTTGCAGTGATCAAGGAGTTAGATTTGAATCCGGATATTGTCAATGTCAATGGAGGGGCAATTGCACTTGGTCACCCTGTAGGAGCAACAGGGGCAAAATTGACAGTCACACTGATGCATGAAATGTTGCGTTCACAAGTTAAGTACGGAATGGTAACGTTGTGTATGGCAGGTGGAATGGGGCTTTCTGTAATCTATGAGAATATGTGTTATTAA
- a CDS encoding 3-oxoacid CoA-transferase subunit B, with translation MGMAVDVRNRIAKRAAKEIHDGLIVNLGIGIPTLVADHIPQEIHVLFHAENGVLGTGPSPDPGQEDPALCNAGGFPITTVMGASYFDSATAFGMIRKGYIDITILGALEVSEKGDLANWIVPGKRVPGMGGAMELAQKAKKVIVLMNHVNKQGESKILKSCTLPLTARQSVDLIITDMAVMEVTEAGLVLKEVMAPYTVDDVIRNTEATLKIHAAVNTIE, from the coding sequence ATGGGCATGGCAGTAGATGTACGAAATCGGATTGCGAAACGCGCCGCCAAGGAAATCCATGACGGATTGATCGTCAATTTAGGCATCGGCATCCCTACCTTGGTGGCCGACCATATACCTCAAGAAATCCATGTGCTGTTCCATGCGGAAAACGGAGTTCTCGGTACAGGGCCAAGTCCTGATCCCGGGCAAGAGGACCCTGCCCTTTGTAATGCGGGAGGGTTCCCGATTACGACTGTAATGGGAGCTTCCTATTTTGATAGTGCAACCGCCTTTGGAATGATCAGGAAAGGATATATCGACATCACCATCCTTGGAGCCCTGGAAGTCAGTGAAAAAGGGGATTTGGCGAATTGGATCGTCCCAGGAAAACGGGTGCCGGGTATGGGCGGGGCAATGGAGCTTGCCCAGAAGGCCAAAAAGGTGATCGTCCTGATGAATCACGTGAATAAGCAGGGTGAATCGAAGATATTGAAGTCATGTACGCTTCCATTGACGGCAAGGCAGAGTGTGGATTTAATCATTACCGATATGGCTGTCATGGAAGTTACAGAAGCGGGATTGGTGCTGAAGGAAGTCATGGCGCCATATACCGTGGATGATGTGATAAGGAATACGGAGGCAACGTTGAAAATCCATGCTGCTGTCAACACCATTGAATAG
- a CDS encoding CoA transferase subunit A, which yields MKQAITKKNKIVTMEEALEHISDGCTLMYGGFGGVGTPPTLVQGILAKGVKELTLIGNDTGFPDIGIGRLVTAERAKKVIASHIGSNPNAGRLMTEGKLQVEFSPQGTLAERIRAGGVGLGGIFVDVGIGTIAEEGKDKMVIEGKEYLVETALTAEVSIVHAKKADSLGNLVYDKTACNFNPLVAMAGTFTIAEVEEIVPVGELDPECIATPGIYVDMVIPTKGVNWKWAWQ from the coding sequence ATGAAGCAGGCCATTACGAAGAAAAACAAAATTGTGACCATGGAAGAAGCATTGGAGCATATTTCCGATGGATGCACACTCATGTACGGCGGATTTGGCGGGGTGGGGACTCCTCCGACACTCGTACAGGGTATCCTTGCCAAGGGCGTCAAGGAATTGACCTTGATTGGCAATGATACTGGATTCCCTGACATCGGCATTGGCCGCCTTGTGACTGCTGAAAGGGCAAAGAAAGTGATCGCATCGCATATCGGTTCCAATCCTAATGCCGGCAGGCTCATGACGGAAGGAAAGCTGCAAGTGGAATTTTCACCGCAAGGGACATTAGCCGAACGGATTCGTGCTGGCGGTGTAGGCTTAGGCGGGATTTTTGTCGATGTCGGGATTGGTACGATAGCTGAAGAGGGCAAGGACAAGATGGTAATAGAAGGAAAAGAATATTTGGTGGAAACCGCTTTGACGGCTGAAGTCAGCATCGTCCATGCCAAAAAGGCAGATTCGCTGGGGAATTTAGTGTACGACAAGACTGCATGTAACTTCAATCCGCTGGTAGCGATGGCTGGAACCTTCACGATTGCGGAAGTGGAGGAAATCGTCCCTGTAGGCGAATTGGATCCGGAATGTATTGCCACACCAGGCATTTATGTAGATATGGTGATTCCGACAAAAGGGGTGAATTGGAAATGGGCATGGCAGTAG
- a CDS encoding aspartate aminotransferase family protein, translating into MERNHLIKPTLDHHYPTISHGNGIYLYDTDGKQYIDGSSGAVTASIGHGVLDVVEAMTEQARKVSFAYRSHFTSGAAEALAKKLSELAPGDLNWSFFVNSGSEATETAMKIAIQHWQEKGFERKNRIVSRWTSYHGITMGALSMSGHVPRRKRFVPLLEDFPSISAPYCYRCPHNNETSGCKLKCADELETAIQRIGSENIAAFIAEPIIGASAGAVTPPDGYYQRIKEICETYDILFIADEVMTGIGRTGKMFAMEHWGVTPDIIALGKGMSAGYTPIAATMISDRVMEPILKGSKSIMAGHTYSANPLSAAVSLEVLSYIERNGLVQAAEEKGQYLFKRLEGLAEKFDIIGDVRGKGLLLGLEFVSNRISKKPFDLQIGLTTRLVNKAFAKGLLIYPAAGAIEGIAGDAVIISPPLIITNEEIDTLVKILEASLEELQQELHTEGLIEDMQAI; encoded by the coding sequence ATGGAACGGAATCATTTGATTAAGCCTACTTTAGATCATCACTATCCCACTATCTCTCATGGGAATGGAATTTATCTTTATGATACAGATGGAAAACAGTATATAGACGGCTCATCAGGAGCGGTCACAGCAAGTATAGGTCATGGTGTATTGGATGTTGTCGAGGCAATGACGGAGCAGGCCCGCAAAGTTTCTTTTGCATATAGGTCTCATTTTACGAGTGGAGCCGCAGAGGCATTGGCAAAAAAGCTAAGTGAGTTGGCTCCAGGGGATTTGAATTGGTCGTTTTTTGTGAATAGTGGATCGGAAGCGACCGAAACGGCCATGAAGATCGCGATACAACATTGGCAAGAAAAAGGGTTTGAGCGAAAAAATCGCATCGTATCCCGGTGGACGAGTTATCACGGAATCACGATGGGCGCTTTATCGATGTCAGGCCATGTACCAAGAAGAAAACGGTTTGTGCCGCTATTGGAGGATTTCCCTAGCATATCTGCTCCCTACTGCTATCGCTGTCCTCATAATAATGAAACTTCCGGATGCAAGCTTAAGTGTGCAGATGAACTGGAGACGGCTATTCAGAGGATCGGCTCCGAGAATATCGCAGCCTTCATAGCAGAACCGATAATCGGGGCATCGGCTGGTGCTGTAACACCGCCGGATGGCTACTATCAAAGGATTAAGGAAATCTGCGAAACCTATGACATTCTCTTTATCGCCGATGAAGTAATGACGGGAATCGGCAGGACAGGAAAAATGTTCGCAATGGAACACTGGGGAGTCACCCCGGATATCATCGCATTGGGTAAAGGAATGAGTGCCGGCTATACTCCAATCGCAGCCACGATGATTAGTGACCGTGTCATGGAGCCTATTTTAAAAGGTTCGAAATCAATCATGGCTGGACACACATATAGTGCAAACCCACTATCTGCAGCCGTTTCATTGGAAGTGCTTTCTTACATTGAGCGAAATGGACTGGTTCAGGCAGCGGAAGAGAAAGGTCAATATCTGTTTAAGAGGCTGGAAGGATTGGCTGAGAAATTCGACATCATTGGTGATGTAAGAGGGAAAGGGCTGCTACTTGGGCTTGAGTTTGTTTCCAATCGGATTTCAAAAAAGCCATTCGACTTGCAAATCGGCCTGACTACAAGGCTTGTCAATAAGGCTTTTGCCAAGGGGCTGTTGATCTATCCTGCTGCAGGTGCGATTGAAGGAATCGCTGGCGACGCGGTCATCATATCTCCGCCATTAATCATTACTAATGAAGAAATCGATACCCTCGTCAAGATACTGGAAGCTTCCCTTGAAGAATTGCAGCAAGAATTGCATACGGAAGGTTTGATTGAGGACATGCAGGCTATTTAG
- a CDS encoding ferredoxin has protein sequence MAKYTWVDKETCIACGACGATGPEIYDYDDQGIAFVILDDNQGIAEVPEILHDDMQDAMEGCPTESILIQDEPFSW, from the coding sequence ATGGCTAAATACACATGGGTTGATAAAGAAACCTGTATTGCGTGCGGGGCATGCGGTGCAACAGGTCCTGAGATTTATGACTATGACGATCAAGGGATCGCTTTCGTCATTTTGGACGATAATCAGGGGATTGCCGAAGTTCCTGAGATCCTGCATGATGACATGCAAGATGCTATGGAAGGCTGCCCTACCGAATCCATCCTGATTCAGGATGAACCTTTTAGTTGGTAG
- the ablB gene encoding putative beta-lysine N-acetyltransferase, whose protein sequence is MPVQKLPFFTQVETGDCYTMELYHDHANQRLRMDDYRGNIKKAIDRALAIAKEQSFTKVILKARNEDLSEALGQGFMLEGILSKYFKGNDAYCMAFYLTDERRTSDFWVKEDKVIQDVSRIPRVMESQRVPEDYILRFATVEDAEELAKLYGAIFETYPTPMNDERYIKKVMEEGTIFSVIEYEGTIVSAASAEVNVMYHNAELTDCATIPQHRKHGFMKVLISALEQELFRKNIYCSYSLARSLSMGMNAVFHQLGYEYGGRLTKNCNIWDKYEDMNIWGKDLSVK, encoded by the coding sequence ATGCCTGTTCAAAAGCTGCCTTTTTTCACCCAAGTGGAGACTGGGGATTGTTATACGATGGAACTCTATCATGATCATGCCAATCAGCGCTTACGCATGGATGATTATCGGGGAAATATCAAAAAAGCGATCGATCGGGCCCTTGCCATCGCAAAGGAGCAGAGCTTCACTAAAGTGATACTTAAAGCCAGGAATGAAGATTTATCAGAGGCATTGGGTCAAGGATTCATGCTGGAAGGCATATTGAGCAAGTATTTCAAAGGGAATGATGCCTATTGCATGGCATTCTATTTAACGGATGAAAGGCGAACGAGCGACTTTTGGGTCAAGGAAGATAAAGTCATCCAAGATGTAAGCAGGATTCCTAGGGTGATGGAATCTCAGCGAGTACCTGAGGATTATATCCTCCGGTTTGCTACGGTTGAAGATGCAGAAGAGCTGGCGAAGTTATATGGAGCCATTTTTGAAACCTATCCTACACCGATGAATGATGAGCGATATATCAAGAAAGTGATGGAGGAAGGCACGATCTTTAGTGTTATTGAATATGAAGGAACCATCGTGAGTGCTGCATCCGCTGAAGTGAATGTGATGTATCACAATGCTGAATTAACGGACTGTGCAACGATTCCCCAACATCGAAAGCATGGTTTCATGAAGGTGCTCATCTCCGCATTGGAACAAGAATTGTTCAGGAAAAACATTTATTGCTCCTATTCATTAGCGCGATCATTGTCAATGGGCATGAACGCAGTCTTCCATCAGCTGGGATATGAATATGGAGGCAGATTAACGAAGAATTGCAATATTTGGGATAAGTATGAGGACATGAATATCTGGGGTAAAGATTTATCCGTCAAGTAG
- a CDS encoding YokU family protein, whose product MDCLWCNAPNVEESEKKDCYWIMPDGKRSIKVLQVPAVNCPECGIYVSDSMNQKVDEALSIYDVSEYPDEFTYDQLLQAPIKKLFNWK is encoded by the coding sequence ATGGATTGCTTGTGGTGCAACGCCCCGAACGTGGAAGAAAGTGAGAAGAAGGATTGTTACTGGATCATGCCTGACGGGAAACGCTCAATAAAAGTCCTTCAAGTTCCAGCCGTGAACTGTCCTGAGTGTGGAATCTATGTGTCCGATTCGATGAATCAAAAGGTGGATGAAGCCTTATCTATATATGATGTGAGTGAATATCCTGATGAGTTTACGTATGATCAGCTTCTTCAGGCACCTATCAAAAAACTATTCAATTGGAAATAG
- the ablA gene encoding lysine 2,3-aminomutase, whose amino-acid sequence MDVKHKEYLGGRRHYNDIELWKDVTEEQWNDWLWQLTNTIKTLDDLKKVVNLTPEEEEGVRISTQTIPLNITPYYASLMNPDDPRCPIRLQSVPLSAEMNKTRYDLEDPLHEDEDSPVPGLTHRYPDRVLFLVTNQCSMYCRYCTRRRFSGQVGMGVPKKQLDGAIEYIRNTPEVRDVLISGGDGLLINDKILEYVLSNLRAIPHVEIIRIGTRAPVVFPQRITDNLCNILKKYHPVWLNTHFNHSLELTDEAKKACDMLSMAGVPLGNQAVILAGINDSVHIMKKLMHDCVKARVRPYYIYQCDLSEGIGHFRAPVSKGLEIIEALRGHTSGYAVPTFVVDAPGGGGKIALTPNYLLSQSPDKVVLRNFEGVITSYPEPKNYVAGSADAYFDEVYGTADRKEAVGISALMTDEKFNLVPEGLRRLDKRKAYESTDEHASLKDRRDKRDEMKEKLRLAQEKKKAMAVSGSVKSEGKEE is encoded by the coding sequence ATGGATGTAAAACATAAAGAATACCTAGGTGGACGCAGGCATTATAATGATATCGAACTGTGGAAGGATGTAACGGAAGAGCAGTGGAATGATTGGCTCTGGCAATTGACAAACACGATTAAAACACTGGATGATCTGAAAAAGGTCGTCAACCTGACACCTGAAGAAGAGGAAGGAGTCCGGATTTCGACTCAAACGATTCCGTTGAACATTACGCCTTATTATGCTTCATTGATGAATCCCGATGATCCTCGCTGTCCGATTCGTTTACAGTCGGTACCGCTTTCGGCAGAAATGAACAAGACTAGATATGATTTGGAGGATCCGCTGCATGAGGATGAGGACTCCCCTGTTCCAGGATTGACGCATCGTTACCCGGATCGCGTTCTATTCCTTGTAACGAACCAATGCTCCATGTACTGCAGATATTGTACACGACGCCGTTTTTCAGGTCAGGTTGGCATGGGTGTTCCCAAGAAGCAGCTTGACGGGGCGATTGAATATATCCGGAACACTCCGGAAGTGAGGGACGTACTGATCTCTGGCGGAGACGGCCTGTTGATCAATGATAAAATCCTTGAATATGTATTGAGTAACTTACGTGCCATTCCGCATGTGGAAATCATTCGGATCGGCACACGTGCACCGGTCGTTTTCCCGCAGAGGATTACAGATAACTTATGCAATATTCTGAAAAAATATCATCCGGTTTGGTTGAATACGCATTTCAATCATTCACTTGAACTGACGGATGAAGCGAAAAAAGCATGTGATATGCTGTCGATGGCAGGCGTGCCGCTTGGTAATCAGGCAGTCATCCTGGCTGGAATCAACGATAGTGTACATATCATGAAAAAGCTTATGCATGACTGTGTAAAAGCAAGGGTAAGACCTTATTACATTTATCAATGTGATCTATCTGAAGGGATTGGCCATTTCCGGGCGCCGGTTTCAAAAGGACTGGAAATCATTGAAGCGCTGCGCGGCCATACATCAGGGTATGCAGTGCCGACCTTTGTGGTGGATGCTCCTGGCGGAGGCGGAAAGATTGCCCTGACTCCGAATTACCTTCTTTCGCAAAGTCCGGATAAAGTCGTTTTACGGAACTTTGAAGGAGTTATCACAAGCTATCCGGAGCCGAAGAATTATGTTGCCGGCAGTGCGGATGCATACTTTGATGAAGTGTATGGCACTGCGGATAGGAAAGAAGCCGTCGGGATTTCAGCTCTCATGACGGACGAGAAATTCAATTTGGTGCCAGAGGGCCTTCGCCGTCTTGACAAGAGAAAAGCGTATGAAAGCACTGATGAACATGCTTCCTTGAAGGATCGCCGTGATAAACGGGATGAAATGAAGGAAAAATTAAGGCTAGCCCAAGAAAAAAAGAAAGCCATGGCCGTTAGTGGCTCGGTTAAATCTGAAGGCAAGGAGGAATGA
- a CDS encoding sigma-54 interaction domain-containing protein — MAENGDEEMKSSVNQFSTQFEWILNVINVGVHIVNKDGDTVFYNEMMAHIDGLDREQVLGENIFQLYPSLTDESSTLHVALEKGNETIESIQTYVNLKEKKITSINSTYPLYEDGEIIGAVEIAKDITKVMNMYDQIVDLRSQLAETHKKSKFSEGTATYHFSDLIGNSPAFQQAISLAKKAARTHSPVMIYGPTGTGKELVAQSIHNVSAQRNQPFIAQNCAAVPKELMEGLLFGTTKGAFTGAMDRMGIFEQANGGTLFLDELNSLDLGLQAKLLRVLQEGEVRRVGGSKEQKVNVKIIAAMNISPEEALERGIIRSDLFFRLNVVTVQMPSLLERKTDIPEIVNHFIQKFNKSFFTEVRGISQKAMQRLLQYQWPGNIRELGHAIELTFNVMDAGEDMIDEHHLPAYLFPSGNYAAANAQSHPSPLKNKIDLPVVLEEMEREMIINMFEKYNGNISKTAEALNIKRQGLQYKLNKYGIEKVYTAGSKESK, encoded by the coding sequence ATGGCAGAGAACGGAGATGAAGAAATGAAATCTTCAGTAAATCAGTTTTCCACTCAATTTGAATGGATATTGAATGTGATCAATGTGGGTGTCCATATTGTGAATAAAGATGGGGATACGGTTTTTTACAATGAAATGATGGCACATATCGACGGCCTTGATCGTGAACAGGTGCTGGGGGAGAATATTTTTCAGCTTTATCCTTCATTGACTGATGAATCCAGTACGCTGCATGTAGCGTTGGAAAAAGGCAATGAAACGATTGAGTCCATTCAAACATATGTCAATTTAAAGGAGAAAAAAATAACGTCTATCAATAGTACGTATCCTTTGTATGAGGATGGTGAAATTATTGGGGCAGTGGAAATCGCAAAGGATATTACGAAGGTCATGAATATGTACGACCAAATTGTCGATTTGCGTTCCCAGCTGGCCGAGACACATAAGAAAAGTAAGTTCTCTGAAGGGACGGCGACCTATCATTTTAGCGATTTGATTGGTAATAGCCCTGCTTTTCAGCAAGCGATTTCATTGGCGAAAAAAGCGGCCCGTACACATTCCCCAGTCATGATTTATGGGCCAACCGGGACAGGGAAGGAACTGGTCGCGCAAAGTATACATAATGTAAGTGCTCAGCGAAATCAGCCTTTCATCGCGCAGAACTGTGCAGCTGTTCCAAAGGAATTGATGGAGGGGCTGCTGTTCGGCACGACGAAAGGGGCTTTTACCGGAGCGATGGATCGCATGGGCATTTTTGAACAGGCAAATGGCGGAACTCTTTTCCTTGATGAGCTGAATAGCCTCGACCTCGGTCTGCAGGCAAAATTGCTGCGAGTGCTTCAGGAAGGTGAGGTGCGCCGTGTTGGCGGTTCGAAGGAGCAGAAGGTTAATGTGAAGATCATCGCTGCGATGAACATATCTCCAGAAGAGGCGTTGGAGCGGGGAATCATCCGCTCGGATTTATTTTTCCGCCTGAATGTCGTGACGGTCCAAATGCCTTCTCTTTTGGAGCGTAAAACGGATATTCCGGAAATCGTCAATCACTTTATTCAAAAGTTCAACAAATCATTTTTTACCGAAGTGCGCGGAATCAGTCAAAAGGCGATGCAGCGGCTTCTTCAATATCAATGGCCAGGGAACATTCGTGAACTGGGACATGCCATCGAGTTGACCTTTAACGTCATGGACGCAGGGGAAGATATGATTGATGAACACCATCTTCCTGCTTATCTTTTCCCTTCAGGAAATTATGCTGCGGCAAATGCGCAGAGCCATCCTTCCCCATTGAAAAACAAGATTGATTTACCTGTCGTTCTTGAAGAAATGGAAAGGGAAATGATCATCAATATGTTCGAGAAATATAACGGGAATATCAGCAAAACGGCAGAAGCCCTCAATATTAAAAGACAGGGGCTGCAATATAAGTTAAACAAGTACGGCATTGAAAAAGTATATACGGCAGGATCGAAGGAATCAAAGTGA
- a CDS encoding GNAT family N-acetyltransferase, whose translation MSERSKETKIEIKPWEDKDLELLFQLNAPEMMEHLGGPENNEQILKRHQRYLQIGEKGCMFSINTFPEAEAAGSVGYWQKVWNDESVYEIGWSVLPSFQGKGVASHAVKALIEKIKAERKYNSIHAFPSINNPASNAICRKLKFNLISECEFEYPPGSFMQCNDWCLELE comes from the coding sequence ATTTCAGAACGAAGCAAAGAAACGAAAATAGAAATTAAACCGTGGGAAGATAAAGACCTGGAATTACTGTTTCAACTAAATGCCCCAGAAATGATGGAACATCTTGGCGGACCAGAAAATAATGAACAAATCCTGAAACGCCATCAACGGTATCTGCAGATTGGGGAGAAGGGATGCATGTTTAGCATCAACACGTTTCCAGAGGCAGAGGCAGCCGGTTCCGTTGGCTACTGGCAAAAAGTGTGGAACGATGAATCTGTGTATGAAATCGGTTGGAGCGTCCTTCCTTCCTTTCAAGGAAAAGGAGTCGCCTCTCATGCCGTGAAGGCACTGATAGAGAAAATCAAAGCCGAACGAAAATACAATAGCATTCATGCATTCCCTTCGATCAATAATCCTGCATCAAACGCAATTTGCCGCAAGCTCAAATTCAACCTCATCTCCGAATGTGAATTCGAATACCCGCCGGGGAGCTTCATGCAATGCAATGATTGGTGCTTGGAACTTGAATGA